The following coding sequences are from one Devosia neptuniae window:
- a CDS encoding SDR family oxidoreductase, with amino-acid sequence MADFKNSTLLVTGASGQFGRLAVEELLARGATKLIAGTRDPAKLADLVARGVEVRQLDFDDKASLAAGFAGIERVLLISTDAVGNRVAQHKNAVEAAKAAGVKHVVYTSAPNPRPNPGTGVSPEHYWTEVAIAAAGLDFTFLRNHIYAEISLRGAAPAIGSGQLYDATNGGGRSYVTRADAARTAAGALLTAQGQAIFDVTGPVAVTQAELAAEFAKASGKPVARVGLSGEQLRGGLIAAGLPEGMADVMVAFDVDAADGYHAVVTDTVEQFSGRKPETLTAFLEANRAALVG; translated from the coding sequence ATGGCAGACTTCAAGAACAGCACGCTATTGGTAACCGGCGCCTCGGGGCAATTCGGGCGCCTCGCGGTAGAAGAATTGCTGGCGCGCGGCGCTACCAAGCTCATCGCCGGCACGCGCGATCCGGCCAAGTTGGCCGATCTGGTCGCCCGCGGCGTTGAAGTGCGCCAGCTCGATTTCGATGACAAGGCCAGCCTTGCCGCCGGCTTTGCCGGGATCGAACGCGTGCTACTGATCAGCACCGATGCGGTGGGCAACCGCGTGGCGCAGCACAAGAATGCGGTGGAAGCGGCCAAGGCCGCCGGCGTCAAGCACGTGGTCTATACTTCCGCACCCAATCCGCGCCCCAATCCGGGCACCGGGGTTTCGCCCGAGCACTATTGGACCGAGGTGGCCATTGCCGCTGCCGGGCTCGATTTCACCTTTCTGCGCAATCACATCTATGCCGAAATCAGCCTGCGCGGCGCTGCTCCCGCCATCGGCTCGGGCCAGCTTTATGACGCCACCAATGGCGGGGGGCGCTCCTATGTGACGCGGGCCGACGCCGCCCGCACCGCAGCCGGTGCGTTGCTGACGGCGCAAGGCCAGGCCATTTTCGACGTGACCGGCCCGGTTGCCGTGACCCAGGCAGAGCTGGCAGCCGAATTCGCCAAGGCAAGCGGCAAGCCGGTGGCCCGCGTCGGGTTGAGCGGCGAGCAGTTGCGCGGCGGCCTGATCGCCGCCGGCCTGCCTGAAGGCATGGCCGATGTCATGGTGGCTTTCGACGTGGACGCCGCCGATGGCTACCATGCCGTCGTAACCGACACGGTCGAACAGTTCAGCGGCCGCAAGCCAGAAACGCTGACAGCGTTTCTCGAGGCCAATCGCGCAGCTTTGGTGGGGTAA
- a CDS encoding VOC family protein: MRLNAIEVVTLFVEDIAAAKAFYQKVFAAEIIGEDPVSALLRFSGAMLNLLAASQAPELVTPSPVGAATSGARMLLTVRVDDVNATYAELQSRGVTFLNGPMDRHWGRRTAAFADPSGHVWEIAQEI; the protein is encoded by the coding sequence ATGCGCCTGAATGCAATCGAAGTCGTCACCCTGTTTGTCGAAGATATCGCCGCCGCCAAGGCCTTCTATCAAAAGGTCTTCGCCGCCGAAATTATCGGTGAAGACCCTGTCTCGGCGCTGCTCAGATTCTCCGGGGCCATGCTTAATCTGCTCGCCGCCAGTCAGGCCCCCGAACTGGTCACCCCTTCGCCGGTCGGCGCTGCGACCTCGGGCGCCCGCATGCTGCTCACCGTTCGGGTCGATGACGTCAACGCCACCTATGCCGAGCTGCAAAGCCGCGGTGTGACTTTCCTCAATGGCCCGATGGATCGGCACTGGGGCCGCCGCACGGCCGCCTTTGCGGATCCCTCCGGCCATGTCTGGGAGATTGCGCAGGAGATTTAG
- a CDS encoding winged helix-turn-helix transcriptional regulator, producing MPGQRHLKVTTMRAALEEATVFVEKWSANVGQPVGNCPVRGVLDKISDKWSMLLVMTLASGPKRFNQLRREIPDISQKMLTQTLRDLQRDGMVSRQVFDTKPPSVEYRLTALGESVIVPFGHLIRWADENFADIDRSRTEFDQAA from the coding sequence TTGCCGGGACAACGTCACCTCAAGGTAACCACCATGCGCGCCGCACTCGAAGAAGCCACGGTCTTTGTTGAAAAATGGAGCGCCAATGTGGGCCAGCCGGTCGGCAATTGCCCGGTGCGCGGTGTGCTCGACAAGATTTCCGACAAGTGGAGCATGCTGCTGGTGATGACGCTGGCCAGCGGCCCCAAACGCTTCAATCAGCTGCGCCGTGAAATCCCCGATATTTCCCAGAAAATGCTGACCCAGACGCTGCGCGACCTGCAACGCGACGGCATGGTTTCCCGCCAGGTCTTCGACACCAAGCCGCCATCGGTGGAGTATCGGCTGACCGCTTTGGGCGAATCCGTCATCGTTCCCTTCGGTCATTTGATCCGCTGGGCGGACGAGAATTTTGCCGATATCGATCGCTCCCGCACCGAGTTTGACCAGGCTGCGTGA
- a CDS encoding S66 family peptidase codes for MSPSWGGPGTFPQRYETGKRQLEAVFGVSVVEMAHTLADADWISANPRARADDLMAAFADPSIAGIFCTIGGDDSIRLLPYLDLAVIRDNPKVFLGFSDTTSLHLACFAAGLTSFYGPSIMAGFAENGGMHDYTADGVRRALFSTDPPGLVPVNSEGWTAERLDWGNPVLQGQRRVLQPADPVRVLQGKGIAQGHLLGGCAEVLEMVKGTAWWPSLDAWRGAILFIETSEEPPAPGLFHRWLRNYAAQGILGVLNGIVLARPDPEGDATYREKLEAALIAALAEAGLTDLPVLSGLDFGHTQPMLTLPYGVQARIDCGTGRMSILEAGVV; via the coding sequence GTGTCGCCCTCATGGGGTGGGCCAGGCACGTTTCCGCAGCGCTACGAAACCGGCAAGCGGCAGCTTGAGGCCGTGTTCGGCGTGAGCGTCGTCGAGATGGCGCATACCTTAGCGGACGCCGATTGGATTTCGGCCAATCCGCGCGCCCGGGCCGATGACCTGATGGCGGCCTTTGCCGATCCGTCCATTGCGGGCATTTTCTGCACCATTGGCGGGGACGATTCCATCCGCCTGCTCCCCTATCTCGATCTGGCGGTGATCCGTGACAATCCCAAGGTGTTTCTGGGCTTTTCCGACACGACGAGCCTGCACCTGGCCTGCTTTGCTGCGGGGCTGACCTCGTTTTACGGCCCCAGCATCATGGCCGGCTTTGCCGAAAATGGCGGCATGCATGACTATACGGCGGATGGGGTGCGGCGGGCGCTGTTCAGCACTGACCCACCCGGCCTCGTGCCGGTGAATAGCGAGGGCTGGACGGCCGAGCGTTTGGACTGGGGCAATCCTGTGCTGCAGGGCCAGCGGCGTGTGTTGCAGCCGGCCGATCCGGTGCGCGTGCTGCAGGGCAAGGGCATCGCGCAGGGACATTTGCTGGGCGGATGTGCCGAGGTGCTGGAAATGGTCAAAGGCACGGCGTGGTGGCCCTCGCTGGATGCGTGGCGCGGCGCGATCCTCTTCATCGAGACCTCCGAGGAACCGCCAGCGCCGGGCTTGTTTCACCGTTGGCTGCGCAATTATGCGGCACAGGGCATTTTGGGCGTGCTGAACGGCATCGTGCTGGCGCGGCCGGACCCCGAGGGTGACGCAACCTATCGCGAAAAGCTGGAGGCGGCACTCATCGCGGCGCTGGCGGAGGCCGGGCTGACCGACCTGCCAGTATTGTCGGGCCTCGATTTCGGCCATACCCAGCCCATGCTCACCCTGCCCTATGGCGTGCAGGCGCGGATCGACTGCGGCACCGGGCGAATGAGCATTCTGGAGGCCGGCGTGGTGTAG